In Paroedura picta isolate Pp20150507F chromosome 15, Ppicta_v3.0, whole genome shotgun sequence, the genomic window CATACAGCGATCCCGTAGcgttggaggggagggaggtttcgaagcaagaagcattcagagatagtttgccattggctgcctctaggcttgccaacttccaggtggcggctggagatctgTTATTACAACTgatgatctccaggccacagaggtcagttcacctggaggcagtggctgttttggaaggtgaacttcGTGGCAGCATACTCCAttaaagcccctcccctccccaaaccccatcctcctcaggttctgccccatccccaaatgccaccctcctcaggctccaccccttggTCCAGTCATAGGTATTTCTCAAGTAGGAACTGGGGACCTACCCTACTTGGCTCTGAATAGCAGCCCAGGTTTTCCAttagcggtctcccatccaaatattaatcagggctgaaacaactcttcttcttcagtaatatcagggctccctcagcctcacctccctcacagggtgtctgttgtggggagaggaaagggaaggtgaatgtaagccgctttgagactcctttaggtacagaaaaacagcatataagaaccaactcttcttctccttcagtaatatctgggctctctcagcctcacatccctctcagggtgtctggggagaggaaagggaaggggattgtcagccattttgagactccttcgggtaaagaaaagcgccatataagtaCCAACACTTCTTGAAACGGCCAGCCTACTGCGTAGGGATGAGCCAACACGaggctgagaatggctgctctaggtCATCTTTGTCCCCCATTCCTTCCCGCTTTGTGCAGACAGAGGTACGCAATTGTCCAAGATGTGGTCTGTATTTCGTCTGCACCACAACAACTGTGATACTGTGAGCTGGCTGCAATTCCCTAAAAACCTTGGCATTGGTTTCTTTTTCCATTTGTCAAGCAAGCTCCTAGACCTCACTGATGGCTGAAAATGCCTGGGCTAGATAAGCTTTTCTGAAGCTACAGGGCAGAACTGCAATGCCTCGACTAGCAGAGGAGAAATATGCAAAACCGTAATTATGGCCTGAATAAATTATGTCAAGAAGGGAGATGCTGCTATTTGCAGAATTTATACAGGTTGCGGAATTTCCCTTTTGCTACAGCCTGGTTTGTTTTATGTCGCTTGCACAGCGTATAATTATTACACATGGGAAAGGGAACATCATATGATTTCATGGTACATGTCCTGCACACCCTGTCCAGGTGATGCCCCAGCAGCTGCCCCCCATCCTCCTATATCTCCAGAAACCAACAGAATTGGATGGCCAGGCATGGAGGTTTTGAGAGGCTTCTGTGTCTTCATCTATCAACCAAATCCTCAAACTATACTATCATCTGGGCCAAGTGTCTTTGTCCAATAATGAGATCCGGAGGCAGTCAGAAACGCACCTAGAAGGTGCCCACGAAGGTAGTCGCTGCCCCTCTCCAAGTTTACACTATCCCCTTTGCAGAGTCAGCAGTGTCTGTCGCGTCCCGGTGTTTTTTCATACCTGCCTGGGGAGACAGCAGACTCGCCGTGGTTTACCAGTTTCAGCCGGGTGTTGGCTGTGTGACTAATTCCTCCGCAAATAGACTTGCTCCTGGCTACGGAGGTGGTTTCTTCACAGcttgcgtctctctctctctctcttgtgtgcAAAGACTGAGAGACACCTGGTGGTGTCTTCATCTGAGAGCTGGAGCTGCCACGGCGGTTAGTCCCAACAAGGCAGCTGGATATATCATATGGTATAGCCCTGGAGGAGGACCGTACCGCTTTGGACCATCAGGAGCTGTGGTTCAGTGACAGAGTATGTACTTTCCCTATGGAAGGTCTTGAATTGCATTCCCAGCGTCATCAgctagaaaaaaaaggggggggggatcttgggtACCAGGTTTCCAAAAAAGATCTCTGATGGCTTTCAAAGCAgatgatggaggaggagaggTCCCTCCATGACTGCTGTGGCAACGCCTAAgtagagcctccatgttcagaggcagcatgcCTTGGAAGACCACTGGGAAGACTAAGGGGGAGGCTGCAGTTGGAGGCCACTTCCACATCACCTGGACTGAATCTGCATAgagctttcattccaatcccaggtcgattaggcccctgctgtctccactgaatacgatttccatttttatttttggtgatttaaattttccctgtgcaaaaagcaggattgatccggagtgaccctaccttttccctgcaatatcctagtgtggacataaccctcaatatttgaaaaattagcaTGAGAAACTATGCAGAGCTCTGCTGCttccaaacttgctgctgagcctctgtagtagagaagccctgattggccaaggcatcagttcctcgttcccaggctgcaagcttgccttaaaggggaagccctaacttctcttggcagaagcaccagaagccctaacttctcttggtagagattagcctcttgtttttttcctccctcctttgctgcctccaatcctctttcctccctccccgttcaagaaaagaaagaggctcctgctctgCTTGGCTCCCCAATGCCCCTTCTGAACTTTCCTaccacatgcagaacatttttctgttccagtggggagaggggtgggggattgaggaagacccgagttcaaatcgatctgatttCCACAGGATctacagtggaataaacaaagtgcagattcagccctggtttgcTATTGTTAGGAACAGGATCCGGGAGTGGGAGACTGTGGGCCGATCGGTTCAGGGAGTCAAATGTTggaaaaactgtgctggaaactCTGGAGAATGCAAGGTTAGTAGAATCCTCCTCTCCTGGAGGAAAGTGGGATTTGTGCACTCAAGTGTGCATCGTCTCCTTCCCCCTGCATCAAAGGGCAGTTTCGAGTGGGCCAGAAAGAACGGGCCTCACTGGAGGGGAGTCAAGAGTGCCAGGGCCTTTCTTTGCCCACTCCAAGTTACCCAGACAGAGAGCTAGTGAGGGGGTTTAAGGGTCAGGCTGGGAGCTGCAAGACCTCAGTTGGAGTCCCCACTtgcgccatggaagcttgctgagtgagcTGTGGCCAGACGTTACCTCGCtgcttaagaagaaggaggagagttggttcttatatgccgcttttccctacccgaaggaggctcaaagcggcttaaggtcgccttcccatccctctccccacaacagacaccctgtggtgtgggtgaggctaagagcgcTGATATAACTgcccagaacagttttatcagcactgtggcgagcccaaggtcacccagctggttgcatgtggaggagtgcagaatcgaacctggcatgccagattagaaggccgcactcctaaccaccacaccaagctgtctctctgccacagggtttttgtgaggataaaacacatCAGCcactttggggaagggagggagaaaagagggatatagacCAGGCAGAGAAACATGGAATAGAAAGGCTGCAAGGAAGAATGCAGGCAGAGATGGGGGTTGGAGGGGCAGTTATGGGAGCTAGAATCCCCTCGCCCCACGACGGGCCTTCGGGGATCTCCTGGGCCGTTTCTTGGCCTTTCACTCTCTTGGACTTCAGGACCAGTGAAAGGCCTGGCCAGGAAGGGAGTGCAAGGAGGCCTGCCAGACTGGGCAGGATCCATCCTGTCTGCCTGCAGTCCCCTCTTCCTGCCAGTTATCTCCCCTGCAAGCGGCCCAGCTTCCGCCCCGGACTCCCTCCTGTCTCATGTGGCCTGCTGGGCGTTGAGCGCGAATCGAATCGGGGGAAATGCTTCTCTCTATCTCTCCGTTGCACAGCGTGGGCTGCTCAGAAATGTTGGCTTCTGCCTGCGGGTAACACTCTGCCcgcccttcccctcccagccacggAAAGGGCCAGGCAACAGGGGAACttgggttcaattctgcctcttgtgccTTCCCTTtgtctgcctcctccctccccttgcctctTCCTCTCtcatccctcccacccccctcccctctctggatCCCTTTGCCAAGCAGTGGGGGGAATGCGCCTCAATGTATTATTCAGCGGGCTTGGCAGGGGGCTGCCGAGACTGTCTTTTGTGCTGTCAGTCCTCGATGAATGAGTAATTGAGCTCAGCCCCAGAGGGACCTTCAGGAGTCATCGCCAAGGGGGCGGGAGGGGTGTTAAGGCATGTCTGCTCCCATGACAGGCTGCGGGGTCGTCTTCCGCCCCTGACTCCCCAGAAGGCCCTTTCGCACCAATGAAGGCTGCAAATATGTCTTAGAGAGGCTGGcccaccaacaaagttttattcaaataaaatgtatttaataaaactttgttggacgtAAAGGTGCTTCCCCAAGAcccaaactttgtcctgttgctttggaccaacagggctacctgtCTGCATCTCTCTGTGCATCTCTCCTTATCTTCCTCTGAAATGTTGGAGGGTGTGACTCAACACAGCCTTTCTGTAGCCTGCAGAAGCATGGGCCATGATAAATAAATCACATCggaagaagtgtgtttgcacagaagagcttatacccagagtcaaactttgtgggtctcaaaggtgttgctggactccgcacttttttaaaaaaattgcatttattcactgccactcccagccagcaAGCTTGAAGTGGTTTACATCaacataaaaaatacaataattaaagtACCAGACTACAACACAACTCAGGTTtgggctgctgcttcagaccagcatggataCTTACCTGGATCTATGAATGGTAATCCCGGGAGTTCTCTGGCAAAGAAGCCACCTTTAAAGATAATGTCACAGCAGTCCGAATGAGAAAGAAgggccccccctcccactgcaccCATCTTCGGCGCCATCCGTGGTTGAGAAGGGAACATTGGGTCCTCTTGACTGGGCCCTTGGGTATGGACTTCACTGGCAGCAGTTCCTGGCAGAGCATTTGCTAGCGGGGTCACAGCCTGGGCATGCATTCCGCAAAGGGTGCCTGGGGCTGTTCCGTTAGCAGCTGGGGTTGCTCCATCCTCCAGGGGGAGAAAATGGCTCCAgccaagggattttttttcttttttggtagaATGTTGGTAGAAAGGTACAGACCTTTCTTGAATGTATGGATGCagaaagctgccttctactgaatctgacCCTCGGTTCATCGAGCtcaatattgcctactcagactggcagctgctctccagggtctcaggcagaggtttgtCCTATCACCTATCTTTTTaagtagggattgaacctggggccttctacatgccaagcagacgctATACCACTGAGACAATGCTGCTCCCCATAAAGAGGATGGTGAGCTACCATGAACTGCAGGGTCTCCTTCCTTCAGGTGCTGAATGGCATAGAGAGCATATAGCATTGGCCCCCGCAATTGGCTGGCAGTATGGGGCCTCTGGATTGGCCAGGTTGGAGCTCTTGGATGGCCATGCCACCTCCAAGATCAGGGCAAGATGGAAACCCACagggaagcagccattttctcagcttCTGTCGTTGGCGCCGTTTTCAGTCCTGGCATCGCCATTTCAGCGCAGAGCCTGTGCATCTCTAATGGGCATTCGTAATACCATTACCAAACAGCCGTTCCCAGGGCTTTTTTTGAGATGGAGCCAAGAGACTTGCGATGATCCTAAATTTCACAGCCCTGTTTTCActaacacaaaacaaaaccagttttaattttgtttcttcgTTGTGCACATCAAACTCAcgggctttttatttatttgcaccgTTTTCTGTTCCCTTAAGCTGAATTTCTCCTACTGAGTACgctctttgtttttaatgtttgttgGCTGCATAAGAATGTCCTAAAAGAAACAGACCAGGAATGGCAGCAGTAAAGCTGGGCAAAATCAGGGCAGTGCTACGTGACTGTTAAACTGGCACAAAGAAACACCAAAGCCCAAGGGTGCCAAGGTGCCGTCGGAAGGCTTGGCCAAGAGCCTTCAAATATATGATGACCCAGAGTGGACCGGAGTTTTCCCTTTGTTCTGGCCCAATGGATTTGACCCGGCTATTGTGAAAGGCTGAAATCTAGACGACTAACCAGGTGTGCTGGTTTCCTCTCCTCCTTTATTCAAGCAGCCCACAATGCACAAGCGGGACATGGACTCCCAGCACAGACCATCAGCTGCTCTCAGAAGTGGGGAAAAGCCACGCAGGGTGCGGCCGCCGCTTTCCAGTCTCCCCAGCTGCAGCTGCTGAAATGCAGCCGGGGTGTGGGTGGACTGCTTGTGTTCTGGCCAGAAAATGCCTGctatctctccttccccccccccttcccaaacactGCAGCCTTTGTCTTCGGCCTTTTATTACGCCTGTAACAGAACACAGAGCCTTACTGTCCaaaattgcctccccccccccccccaaattcattcAGCATGTACGTGCTCAGTGAGGAGGGGGATCTTTCTTCCAGCCTTTGCACCCCCACGCCATTTGCTGTGGCCGGCTCCCAAACTTGTTAGTGTCGAGAAAAGGTGCAGAATAGCATGTTGTCTTTTCTGGGGGACGTTTCCATACAGGGCTTGGCCACTGCTGTGTTCTCTGGGGAATCTTCAGCCGCCGGGCCCAGCGATCCGAAGTGCATTTGCCATGCAAACCCTCACAGGTCGGCAAGTTGGGTAACACACTGCCGTCGTGGAGAACCCACACATCGCATTCTTGACTGCACGCATTTCGGACACGCAAAAGTTCTTCCTGGTTTATACGCATAAAGCGTCGTCAACTCACTGCTGGCTTCTGGTGACCCCCAGACTTCCGGGccgagtgagaagcagaggtggccggccatcgccttcctctgcagcattattcttggtggtcttcccttCAAGTACCAACTCTTACTGGTGTATTTCTGCCTGGTTAAGTGAATAGATATTGGTACTCCTCTTTTCACCCATTATGGAACTCCCAACGGGGTTCTTCAGGAGTTCTCTTCCAAGCACAAGCCAGACCAAGGCCTAAGtggcttcagaagaagaagaagagttggttcttctatgccgcttttctctacccgaaggagtctcaaagcggcttacagtcgcctcccctttcctctccgctgtgagggaggggaggctgagagagccctggtattactggttggtcagaacagctctatcagtgctgtggcaagcccaaggtcaccgagctggttgcatgtggggggcgcagattcaaacctggctcaccatattagaagtctgcactcctaacccctacaccaaactggctctaaaccaAAGCTTGTGGCCGAGCCCATtaaggaaagagggaaaaggtCACAAACCCCCTCTGTAGTTTTTACATAACCCCAGGGGCCCGTAGACCTCTGGTTATGAATCTCTGCCTGAAAGACTAACGTTTAATGTAGAATGAATTTGGGTGAATCGATTGTGTCTGAGACAGTGAACTCAGGCGTGCAAAATCGCATACTGATACAAAGtgcgagtccagcagcacctttaagaccaacaaaggtttattccaggtgtaagcttttgtgtccgtgcacacttcttcagatatagtgaatcagaatttcctcaaccattacatataggttgAGAGGGATAGGGGTGTTaactgccaggaagggctagctagatGCGTAACTAGGCAATtacagctgagattggattacGGCAGTTGTCAAGATCTGCGAATGGCAGCATGCAAATACAagactttgagtccagtggcacctgcaaAACCAACAAAACTCAGCTGTGGGTACCACCGGGAACATGAGCAGATGCATGCTCCTTCAGCTACATCAAAACAGATTTCCTTAAACGTTACGTATAGATTTGGGGGGGTACTTGCCAGGAAGGGCGAATTAAATTAAAGATGCTTAAGCAACTGAGCAATACATACAGCTAAGATTGGGATAATAGATATGGTAAGACAtgtaaatagcagcaaattgCTCATATATATATGATAAAGGAATTAACAGGCGTGAGAACTGAGATTGAGTCCAGACCCCactcccctcaaaaaaaagaccaacaaagttcagttcCTGGGTATAGGTAAGGAGTGACTTTggatgtgtagtgagataagaagccaatatctCTGTTATGCCCAGGGGGTTTCTAGAGTAATTCAGCAACCTCCTGTTCCCAATCTCGTTGgatcttgtaagctaagcagggtcagtcctggttggcacctggatgggagactgctaaGGAAGTCTGAAAGTCACtctgctgaggcaggcaatggcaaaccacctctgaacgcctcttgcctggaaaaccccacaAGAGGTTGCCACGAGTTGGCTGTGGCCTGACAtaacttcccaccaccaccaagttGCCACCGGTCTTCTGGTTTGCCGCAACAAGCTGCCACAGCCACCCCACCAGCATTAGCTCTGCCTTGGACAGCTTCCTATGCCCGTGTGCCCAGAGGCTGTGTGTCCTCACCGGAGGAGCAGTAATTGCTGACCCTCCCTCAGTATTGACAGTCGCCCAACTGCCCTAACTCCAACAGTGATGCAACTTTGaaataaggatgccagtccccaggtgggagatggtgatcccccagttttacagttcctctccaggtgatacagatcagttcccctggagaaaacggctgattttgaggggggactccatagcattcattatattccacagaggtccctcccccccaaatcccacctacttccggctccacccccaaagtctccaggtatttcccaatccagagctggcaacccgactgTGAAGGCTGCTGTCCTCCTTGCAGCTTtcagaagcaattaaaaaaaataaactatgGTATACTTCTCACTGcatttgagccagcttggtgtagtggtcacgGGTGGCGAACTTATTGTAataatattcattttatttttataccccgcccttCCCTAGTCGGTTCAGAGTGATTaacatcagtttttaaaaaatattcaaataaaataaattacagttgtgcaataaaacaattattagtttaaagttttaaaattatatattaaatacAAACCACCTTCTCGTTGTGGAATAAGTCTTACCTGGGGAGTGGGGTTGTCTGTCATTTTtcaggtggggttttttttttagttccccactcttccccatgcagccagctgggtgaccttggggggtctcagttctctcagagctctctcaaccccacctatcccacaggttgtcggttgtggggagaggaaagggaggcggttctcagctgctttgagactccttcgggtagtgaaaagcagggtacagaaaaacaTAGCTCTTCTCCTCCTTAAAACTCAGCAAGACTGCTCTCCCACAGGAAATTCCTTGTTGGGTCTTTTCTAACACTGGCACTTTCCAGAGTGCTAAGCAGAGAGAAGCATCTATGGCAGGAATTAAGAGCTcggagtcccccccacccccttaaagATCTTCTGCCACCATCCATTTAAGTGCAAATGGTTTAATTTCCGGCAATCTGTGGCGCGGGTTCCCAGGAAGGAATTGATAGTCAGGCTATGCAATTAAGTGCACGTAATGTGATTAAaagaatcaaaggcccccttgTTGGCTGTCAGTGTCTCAGCGATGCCTCTCCGGGGCTTTGCTGGCAAAGGGTTGCTGCTTTGGAGAAGGGATGGTTTGGCCTGGTGCCTTTACCACCAATGGCCATTTCCCCGAGGCTCCGGGGTCCGAAGACCGGGGGGGGGAATAATTCTGCCCCACTGTCACCGCCAAGTGCTTTTGTTGTTCAGTTCAGCTTATTCAGTACAGTGCTTTGGCCAGAGAAAATTAGTGAACAAGTACAAGTGCAAAACATGTCATGAATATATGATAAAATACGAGCGTTTCACTGTATGCTAGCGTTGCACAGCAAATAGATAGGATTAACAGATTTGCGTTTTGGTGTCCTTTTGCGTTTTTCCGGCCTAAGGTAGGAGAGGCTGGGATTGCCAGCTGTGTTtcgggaaattccaggaggtttggaGGGACGAATCTTTTGGAAGGTAGAATTTGCAGAGGGCGCTCTGTAGGAATATGAagccccagacacacacacccatggAGGTATCATAGTggtttcataggatcatagagttggaagggacctcctgggtcatctggtccaacaccCCCCGCCCCTCGCAGAgggctggacactcacaaccctattgctcattcactgtaacttgccacccccttcacagaatcagcctctccgtcagatggctccccagcctctctttaaacatttccaaagatggagaacccaccacctcccgaggatgccTGTTGTTCCCTTCAGGGCTGGGGTagctaaactgtggctttccagatgtccatggactacaattcccatgagccccttcgaggggctcatgggaattgtgttccatgaacatctggagagccacagtttggccacccagctccagaggaactgggctcCCAGTTGCCTAGtctggtttaggaaattccttgagatttggggggtaaagcctggggagaggggaggggagcttaaGCAGGGGGGGTGGCTTCAGTGGGGGAGAACGCCACACAACCCTCTCTCCAGAGCAACCGTTTCCTCCAGCAGAACCAATTTCTTTAGTCGATCTTAACTCCAGGCAAGCCTCACCCTACCGTTACCAATCACCAGATTTTTCCCAAATCATTTTTGTGTTGGTTGTGTACAAATGGCAcgtaatgtgttttttaaaagtgcaaaagaagggttgccaacctccaaggcgACCAATTGTAGAATCAAAGCATCGCCTTTATTTTTATCGTGAACATCCACAAAACAGATTTCTCTATACTTTTCGTGGCTCAGCCTCCCTCTCTGGTGCCTACCATTTTCCCCATCCACTTTTCTTAATGCTTTCAAGTCGCGGGTTATGGTGACCCCTGGTGGGGATTTCAAGGCTGGGCCTGTTCAGtgttggtttaccattgcctgccgcTGTGTTGTGACCCTTGcgttccttagtggtctcccatgcaaacgCTGATCAaggccaacactgcttagcttccaagatctgacaaagtaGGTCTAGCCTGGGCCGTCCGCATCAGGGACCCCATCCACTGGAGGGCTTTGTAAAAAATCAGGAACGGCAGGATTGCCACGGCATCACTTCCGTCTTGGAAGTCCGTAGTAAAAAGAGCTggaggcttttttaaaaacactgtgtCCCTATCACAGATAGCATGGAGATAGAGCACGACGGGCAGCTATGTTCATCAATCTGTAaaggtagaaaagagccagagtccaggagcatcttaaagactaacagaaattTGAGGCCATAcaggagtttttgtgagtcactgaagACAGGTGCAGCTAGTACCTTGCCACaagttttgtttgtctttaaggtgctcctggactctggctcttttctaataattcccagtttttgtttttttaaggcagaaaCAGATCTGTGCCGTGCAAGGGGAATGGGGAGTAGCCAGGGgggctgaggcaaggaaaatgATGCCCAGGAGGACTTGTAAAACTAAAACACTGTGACCAGTGATTATTTTGACCAATTGGGTTCTAAGGGCTGACATTTCAAAAATGTTCTAATTCCGTGCTTTTATCATGGGAACCTTTCGATTCTGGATTCTGTTCCGAATCTGTTGATTCTGCATTGCACCATTACTGCATTTTAGTCTTGGAGCCCCTACAGAATAAGTCACAAAAGTCAATGCGCTTCACAGACTACCCTGTATGGCCACGTCTGCATGCTGATCTTGGACCGTAATGGAGCAATTGGCTTGGAGTGAACTATCCCACTAGGCATAAACCGAGCATCCCTTGTTGGCTTCCCTCAATGCCTGAACgattcttctccttccctttgcCAGGCTCCATCCCGTCATCGAAGCGGACCGGCATCCCAGCTCCCCGGGAACTGCCGACGGCCGCCGTGGCCAGAGAAAAAGCCGTCCTGCGGCCCAGGAAGACTCAGCCCAGCCCGACTTCCTCGGGGACGCCGACGCCCACCAAGCACTTGCGCCCTGCCGCCAAGGCCAAGAATGAGGCCGAGGGGGGAGACAAGGCGGTTCTGGAGTCTCAGGTCAAGGAGCTCCTGGCCGAGGCCAAGACGAAAGATTCCGAGATCACCAAGCTCCGCAGCGAGCTGAAGAAGCGCCAGGAACCGCCGAGCGACGACGCGGCCGGCCCCCAGGACCACAACGCAGATGCCTTGCCCTTGTCGCCAGCCAAGCTGGAGCCGTTCGTGAAGGccctccaggaaaaaaacaagGCTTTCCAGAGAGAGCTGCTGTGCCTGGGGGAAGAGAACCGGCTGCTGAAAGAAAAACTCAGCCACGTCGAGCAGTCGCCGTCGACAGACACggccagcagcggcggcggcaacaGCAGCCTTCCAACCCCCACGACGCAAGAGTCCAGCTTTGGAAGCCCCACCAGGATCCCCACCGGGGACACCTACCAGCGAGCGAATGGGCCTCCTCTGCGGAATTCCGGGTCTTCCAGCAGCGACGTCACCAAGGCTTCCCTGTCGCCCGACAACTCCGACTTCGAGCACATCCTGGACGTACCGTCCCGGCCCGTCTCCTCCAGCAGCACCCCCTTCAAGACCTCCAGGTGCTCCACCTCGGGGAGCTCGCCCAACAACGCCAGCGACCTCTCGGTGGCCTCCCTCACCGAGAGGATCCAGCGGATGGAAGAGAACCACCACAGcacggcggaagagctccaggcCACCCTGCAGGAGCTCTCCGACCAGCAGCAGGTGGTGCAGGAGCTGACGGCCGAAAGCGAGAAGTTGGCCGAGGAGAAGGCCCTGCTGGAGACGTCTTTCCGCCAGCACCGGGAGAGGGCCGAGAAGCTGAGCCAGGAGAATGAGAAGCTGGCGGCTCTCCTGCAGGAGCGCTCGAAGAACGAGGACGGCAAAGCCCACGAGGCCAAGGTCCACGAGCTGGAGCAGAAGTGTGCTGAGCTCCTCGAGAAGGCCCAGTTCGAGAGGGAGAAGATGCTGAACATCCAGCAGCAGCTGACCAGCAGTCTGCGGGGCCTGGAACGGGAGCATCAGGACACCCAGGCGGCCGTCAAGGGCCTGAGAGAGGAGAACGAGAGGCTGAACGGACTCCTGGAGACGGAGCGGCAGGGCGCCGCCACCGTGGCCAAGGCGCTGGAGGACTGCCGGCTCTCCCTGGAAGGCCTGAAGATCGAGAACGGCT contains:
- the SPECC1 gene encoding cytospin-B isoform X3, which codes for MKSTARPWSAMSKQGSHRMEGGKPLPAASVGMKTSKSSTSLAFDSRLSKLKRASSEDMLTKPGVLAASGGSRLKKTITTGAISELAGNRLRPVAGSIPSSKRTGIPAPRELPTAAVAREKAVLRPRKTQPSPTSSGTPTPTKHLRPAAKAKNEAEGGDKAVLESQVKELLAEAKTKDSEITKLRSELKKRQEPPSDDAAGPQDHNADALPLSPAKLEPFVKALQEKNKAFQRELLCLGEENRLLKEKLSHVEQSPSTDTASSGGGNSSLPTPTTQESSFGSPTRIPTGDTYQRANGPPLRNSGSSSSDVTKASLSPDNSDFEHILDVPSRPVSSSSTPFKTSRCSTSGSSPNNASDLSVASLTERIQRMEENHHSTAEELQATLQELSDQQQVVQELTAESEKLAEEKALLETSFRQHRERAEKLSQENEKLAALLQERSKNEDGKAHEAKVHELEQKCAELLEKAQFEREKMLNIQQQLTSSLRGLEREHQDTQAAVKGLREENERLNGLLETERQGAATVAKALEDCRLSLEGLKIENGSLRSQLDSEKQKAAAIDAMGSDANRSEVREMLKATRAEKDRLELACTELKQELLKANCEVKAGRGQLAKVEKEYGQLKELCERQAEQLSRASLQLQEKTSENETEIRNLKETIFELEDQVEQHRALKLHDNQTISDLESNLLKLEDQKMDLERQLKALNKQIKEDTEEWRRFQADLQTAVVVANDIKCEAQQELRTTKRRLLEEEEKSARLQKELEEAQGNRRSLISAN